The Cutaneotrichosporon cavernicola HIS019 DNA, chromosome: 3 region GTCGTGTGGCCTGAAGAGGAAAGGGTAgagaggtgggagaggagCTCGCCTGGCgttggggggagggaaTGGATGAGAGCGGTGAGTGAGGCGAGTGGGGCGTGCCACTCGTCAAAAGTGGCTAAGAGAAGTGAGAGGGGGACGTAGGCGCCAGAGTCGGAGGGCTGGACCACCGCGTTGTCACGCGCGAGGATACGCGCCTCTGTCTCCACCAGGAGGTCGATGTACTCGTCCAGCACGCCACACACCGCACCAGCCAGGACAGCGGTGTATTGTCCAACCCCGGCTTCGTGTGGTTCACCTGGTCGGGGTTTGTGGAGaaccgcgccgcgcgccgcgccttGGGTGCTGTGAGCCCAGTCGCGTACTGTGCGGTAGTCACCCGCGAGACGGCCGAGGGTGGCCAGCGTCGCTACCTCGccggggtggaggtgttcggcgagggcgggggCCACGCCTAACGGCGTGAtaagggaggaggggtagccgccgaggacgaggaggacctcTGCGAGCATGGTGAATGTCAGACGCGTCTTTGTTGTTGCAGATCACAGATAGGATGGGTTCAGGAACGTAATTGCCACGCGACCTTGAGGTACAGATCCTGAACCGGACAGTTTTGATTGTGGCGCTGGGATAGACGTTGGGAGAACCCAACTGCTTGTCTCGAAGCTGCTAGACATCGGAATCTCTCAAACACCAGTTAGTATCGTGAGAGAGGTAACGTGATATTATTAGTGGATATGTTAGACCTGGGTGGGGATGTGTGGTGACGATGTCTAGCTCGGTAAATGCGGCACTTGGTTGGTTCACCTaccttcatctcctcgctgGGCTTACCGCATCTCGATCAAGACATTTCTTCCCCTTCGAGCTCGATCCCTCCTATATGGGGACAGCTTCCACATGCTCGGGGATACTTGAAGTGTTTAGCTTGAGGAAGGGGTAGCGTTGCTGACATATGTCAGTTGACATGGCCCACCCCAGCAAGACTAATCCGACAACCCAAATCCTATGCATATGTTCTACCAAGATTATTCAACTATACCACTTGGATATTCCCATAGAAATATCAAAACCCATTGCAGACTTGCATGGTGAGAGATATGGACGACTGCTTGACCCAGGTGGCTCAGTAATCAAACCTAATAACATTAATCAAACCTAATAACATTACAACCTAGTTCAAATGACCACGTGGGTAATAAGCGGGAGTAAACATTCGACGCGCGTCATGCAATGTTGCAGTGAGTACAAAGTCAACCCCACACAGCTCTTGCTCATCTTCCCATCTCATGCCTCCCTCCAGAACACCAGACGGAATGAACGGTGAGCTGTGAGCGGCTGCTAttagctgacatcagtcACGATCAAGCACGCGGGCAAGTCGTATcccgtcgacgtcgacgtcgccgcgccagcGACCGCCTTCAAGCAGTCGATCTACCAGCTCACCGGCGTCCCGACTGGTACGTCTACCGACAAGGAAGGAGCCCACTAACCTCAGACCGCATGAAAGTCATGATCAAGGGTatcctcaaggacgacgccgacatgtccaagctcggcctcaaGCCTGTAGGTTAACCGCACTTGAACCAGCTAACGGACAGGGCCAGGTCATTACCGTGTGTACCTAAGCGAACTGTGGCAGAACTAATGCCAGGTCGTCGGCACTGCCGGCCCACTGCCTGAGGCGCCGCAGCAGACTGTCGTCTTCAGTGTGTATTTGCGTGAGCCCGCTGACGTACAGTtgaggacatggacgactCAGATCTCGCCCTTATGGTGAGTACCTCCTACTTCACGGGCCCCAGCTAACCGCAGACCCGCTCCCCACCAggcctcgtcaacctcggcaaCACTTGCTACCTTAATTCGACCCTCCAGGCTCTGCGCGCGGTGCCGCAGCTTCAGACTGCGCTAGAAAAGTGAGCTCCCCAGGCTGTTACCTCCCACTGATCCCAGCTTCTCAAGCAGCAGCGGACCAGAGAGCCGGCTTACGATGTCGGTCAAGAACCTGTACTCGGGCATGGCGCAGACAACCGAGCCGGTCACTCCTTTCGCTTTGATCTCCAATCTCCGCACCCTGGCGCCTCAATTTGCCGAGCAGGACCAGCGGGGTGGCTTTGCTCAGCagggtgggtggtgggggtaGCATCGCTGATGGCagacgcggacgaggcgtGGACGCAGGTGGTGTCGGCGCTCCGCTCATCGCTCCCCGGCCAGAACGCACAGGGGTCGTTCGTCGACGACTGGATGTCGATTGAGCTCACGAAGACGCTTTCGACACCAGAGGCGCCGGACGAGGCCCCATCGACGTCCACAGAGAAGGCACTCAAGCTGTCGTGCAACATCTCGATCAACACCAACTTCTTGATGTCCGGTATCATGGACGTGAGCTCGGGGCAAGCGACTCAATGCTGACAGAAAGAGCCTTGATGAGCAGATCGAGAAGAACAGTACGTCTTTGGGCCGCTCGGTTATGTACAACCAGAAGACGCGCATCTCGAGACTCCCTGGCTACCTCGTCGTGCACCTCGTGCGCTTCTACTGGCGCCGCGACATCCAGTGAGCTGAGAACATTGGAGCCAGAGGCTGACCTCCAGAAAGAAGGCGAAGATCATGCGCAAGGTCAAGTTCCCGCTCCAGCTGGACGCTCTCGACATCGCCACGGACGAGCTTCGGGAAAAGCTCGGCCCCGTCAACGCAGAAGTGAAGCAGGTGCTCAATGAGCGGGATGACCG contains the following coding sequences:
- the UBP6 gene encoding uncharacterized protein (Ubiquitin carboxyl-terminal hydrolase), translated to MPPSRTPDGMNVTIKHAGKSYPVDVDVAAPATAFKQSIYQLTGVPTDRMKVMIKGILKDDADMSKLGLKPGQVITVVGTAGPLPEAPQQTVVFIEDMDDSDLALMTRSPPGLVNLGNTCYLNSTLQALRAVPQLQTALENFSSSSGPESRLTMSVKNLYSGMAQTTEPVTPFALISNLRTLAPQFAEQDQRGGFAQQDADEAWTQVVSALRSSLPGQNAQGSFVDDWMSIELTKTLSTPEAPDEAPSTSTEKALKLSCNISINTNFLMSGIMDSLDEQIEKNSTSLGRSVMYNQKTRISRLPGYLVVHLVRFYWRRDIQKKAKIMRKVKFPLQLDALDIATDELREKLGPVNAEVKQVLNERDDRAKVAKRAKAKNAPADEKTEDQHREEEHKKVAELIEKAGVAPGTSSSGMYELCAMVTHKGASADSGHYIGWARKEGGFVPSGEEEWYKFDDDKVSEVTADKITSMDGGGEDSVAYILLYRSVDI